The proteins below come from a single Rickettsia typhi str. Wilmington genomic window:
- the ruvC gene encoding crossover junction endodeoxyribonuclease RuvC: MIVLGIDPALGNLGWALVAKEYTKLKYLASGTIKTHSKDEIHNRLAFINSTLEKVILKYQPNIAAIEETFINTNSVTSLKLGYARGAIMSLIGRYNLNMQEFKPNTVKKTVTGYGHAKKEQILYMIKHLIPGTDLITNSDEADAVALAYTSLVTKKY, encoded by the coding sequence ATGATAGTACTTGGAATTGATCCGGCACTTGGAAATCTTGGATGGGCGTTGGTAGCTAAAGAATACACAAAATTGAAATATTTAGCTAGCGGTACTATTAAAACCCATAGTAAAGATGAAATACATAATAGACTTGCTTTTATCAATAGCACGTTAGAAAAAGTAATATTGAAATATCAACCAAATATTGCAGCAATAGAAGAAACATTTATTAATACTAACAGCGTTACATCATTAAAGCTCGGTTATGCTAGAGGAGCTATAATGTCACTAATCGGTAGGTATAATTTGAATATGCAGGAGTTTAAACCAAATACAGTGAAAAAAACTGTAACTGGCTATGGTCATGCAAAAAAAGAGCAAATTTTATATATGATCAAACATTTAATACCCGGTACTGACTTAATTACTAATTCTGATGAAGCCGATGCTGTAGCACTTGCATATACATCTTTAGTTACCAAAAAATATTAA